A region from the Brachyspira hampsonii genome encodes:
- the pth gene encoding aminoacyl-tRNA hydrolase: protein MMKLVMGLGNPGEQYKNHRHNVGYMILDRIAKKLNVELDIKKKKTVFGKGKSGKMEYLLLKPQTFMNLSGEAALYMASFMKITVENIIVIYDDMDIPIGEFRVIPSKNDDSEAEVNDIEIDHNGVKSIRDSLKSYNFTKIGVGIGACPEDEEKADFLLAPFTKDERKKIRDISDNVVDAACVALFESPQAAKKKYP from the coding sequence ATGATGAAATTAGTAATGGGACTAGGCAATCCAGGAGAACAGTATAAAAATCATAGACATAATGTCGGATACATGATTTTGGATAGAATTGCCAAGAAACTTAATGTAGAACTTGACATAAAAAAGAAAAAAACAGTTTTTGGAAAGGGTAAATCTGGTAAAATGGAGTATTTGCTCCTTAAGCCTCAGACTTTTATGAATCTTTCCGGTGAAGCTGCTCTTTATATGGCAAGTTTTATGAAAATCACTGTTGAAAACATTATAGTTATATATGATGATATGGATATACCTATAGGTGAATTTAGGGTTATACCTTCTAAAAATGATGATTCCGAAGCCGAAGTCAATGATATTGAAATAGATCATAATGGTGTAAAAAGTATAAGAGATTCCTTAAAAAGCTACAATTTTACTAAAATAGGTGTTGGTATAGGAGCATGTCCGGAAGATGAAGAAAAAGCTGACTTTCTTTTAGCTCCTTTTACTAAAGATGAAAGAAAAAAGATAAGAGATATATCTGACAATGTTGTAGATGCTGCTTGTGTTGCTTTATTTGAATCTCCTCAGGCTGCTAAAAAGAAATATCCATGA
- the pth gene encoding aminoacyl-tRNA hydrolase — MITKLIIGLGNPGDEYKNNRHNVGFILIDKIAENFNINFDNNKKKSLYARSKEKNIEYILLKPQTFMNLSGESAIFISKFFNIKPEDIIVIYDDMDIPFGTFKIKKGGSSGGHNGIKSLISHLQSDDFTRIRIGIGRPSAGKKVNDYVLSNFSKKEREELDTVIADDIIDAVKIALFESPVIAQNKYNKKIGKENSDKNKGNKNMIKIVARNPVSHENKSKFIEKAKELIDKSRKEKGCISYNLYESVDGKYLTFIEEWKDEKAIESHNNSEHFKAIVPKLGELTSGDKDVILYKEVK; from the coding sequence ATGATAACTAAATTAATTATAGGGCTAGGAAATCCGGGAGATGAGTATAAAAATAATAGGCATAATGTAGGTTTTATACTCATAGATAAAATAGCTGAAAATTTTAATATCAATTTTGATAATAATAAAAAGAAATCATTATATGCAAGATCCAAAGAAAAGAATATAGAATATATACTTCTTAAACCGCAGACTTTTATGAATCTTTCCGGCGAATCTGCGATTTTTATATCAAAATTTTTTAATATAAAACCAGAAGATATAATAGTCATATACGATGATATGGATATACCTTTTGGTACTTTTAAAATCAAAAAAGGCGGAAGTTCAGGCGGACATAATGGTATAAAAAGCCTTATTTCTCATTTACAAAGCGACGATTTCACAAGAATCAGAATCGGTATAGGAAGACCTAGTGCCGGTAAAAAAGTTAATGATTATGTTCTTTCAAATTTTAGCAAGAAAGAAAGAGAAGAATTAGATACGGTAATTGCAGATGATATAATAGATGCTGTTAAAATAGCTTTATTTGAATCTCCTGTGATAGCTCAAAATAAATACAATAAAAAAATAGGCAAAGAAAATTCAGATAAAAATAAAGGTAATAAAAATATGATTAAAATAGTAGCTAGAAATCCTGTAAGCCATGAAAATAAATCAAAATTTATAGAAAAAGCTAAAGAACTTATTGATAAAAGCAGAAAAGAAAAAGGATGCATTTCTTACAATTTATATGAAAGTGTAGACGGAAAATATCTTACTTTTATAGAAGAATGGAAAGATGAGAAAGCCATAGAAAGTCATAATAATTCAGAGCATTTCAAAGCGATAGTTCCTAAATTGGGAGAATTAACTTCAGGCGATAAAGATGTTATTTTATATAAAGAAGTAAAATAA
- a CDS encoding PP2C family protein-serine/threonine phosphatase, protein MKNERILIFFKFISMVFLILFLLLNIACISYYKNKFIFILLLVLFMLFFIPGIILYKNIINLYLIQDYKQVEEKSSDGKIYRFSKINSTIINDYQTAIKDLKEKNSYILGRYDVLDDIKKQYKKDMKKARKLQETMMPKKMPNNNRINSASLYKPLETIGGDFFDYIYLDEDRILFIISDISGHGVEAAIITAMFKTVFRNFAQSFKSPSSFLYDINNYIIKILPINYYLTMTAAEIDLKNKTVKYSNASHTPMLILQNSAIKEYNKGGTIIGLFPQAYYEEETVNIKKDDVLIFYTDGVTEASRSKNKYDFYGIDRFKKVLFNNRNNAAENIIINIEKDFYDYLSYMSPDDDFTIAAFKIK, encoded by the coding sequence ATGAAAAATGAACGAATTTTAATATTTTTTAAATTTATTTCTATGGTATTTCTTATACTCTTTTTACTTTTAAATATAGCATGTATATCATATTATAAAAATAAATTTATTTTTATACTTTTATTAGTATTATTTATGTTATTTTTTATTCCCGGTATTATTTTATATAAAAACATTATAAATTTATACCTAATCCAAGATTATAAGCAGGTAGAAGAAAAATCATCAGATGGTAAAATATATAGATTCTCAAAAATAAACAGTACAATAATAAATGATTATCAAACAGCAATAAAAGATTTGAAAGAAAAAAATAGTTATATATTAGGTAGATATGATGTTTTAGATGATATAAAAAAACAATATAAAAAAGATATGAAAAAGGCAAGAAAACTGCAGGAAACTATGATGCCCAAAAAAATGCCTAACAATAATAGAATAAATTCTGCATCTTTATATAAACCTCTTGAAACTATAGGAGGAGATTTTTTTGATTATATATATCTTGATGAAGACAGAATACTTTTTATAATTTCGGATATCAGCGGACATGGTGTTGAGGCTGCAATAATAACTGCTATGTTTAAAACTGTTTTTAGAAATTTTGCTCAGTCATTCAAATCACCTTCTTCTTTTTTATATGATATCAATAACTACATAATCAAAATTCTACCTATAAATTACTATCTTACAATGACGGCAGCAGAAATAGATTTAAAAAATAAAACAGTAAAATATTCTAATGCCTCCCATACCCCCATGCTCATATTACAAAATTCTGCAATAAAAGAGTACAATAAAGGCGGAACTATAATAGGGCTTTTCCCTCAGGCATATTATGAGGAAGAAACTGTTAATATAAAAAAAGACGATGTATTAATATTTTATACTGACGGAGTAACAGAAGCATCAAGATCTAAAAATAAATATGACTTTTATGGAATAGATAGATTTAAAAAAGTGCTATTTAACAATAGGAACAATGCCGCTGAAAATATAATCATAAACATAGAAAAAGATTTTTATGATTATCTTTCATATATGTCGCCTGATGATGATTTTACTATCGCAGCATTTAAGATAAAATAA
- a CDS encoding YhcH/YjgK/YiaL family protein — protein sequence MILKPIKSEFNQDFHNSIWKAKNYIRDHYDELKKLPNGKHLLDKEICEGAFINVTEYDNKDNPPWESHLKYVDVQIIFEGAEDFIIANTSSLKPKTYDEASDYHDWEGEGTVRLTLSQGDMLILLPYDAHRVGLPPKSGKNHVKKAIVKVPYKG from the coding sequence ATGATATTAAAACCAATAAAAAGCGAATTCAATCAGGATTTTCATAATTCTATTTGGAAGGCAAAAAATTACATAAGGGATCATTATGATGAATTAAAAAAACTTCCTAACGGTAAGCATTTGCTAGACAAAGAAATTTGCGAAGGTGCTTTTATCAATGTTACAGAGTATGACAATAAAGATAATCCGCCTTGGGAATCACATTTAAAATATGTTGATGTTCAGATAATATTTGAGGGAGCTGAAGATTTTATAATAGCAAATACTTCTTCATTAAAACCTAAAACTTATGATGAAGCAAGCGATTATCATGATTGGGAAGGAGAGGGAACTGTTCGTTTAACTTTATCTCAGGGAGATATGCTTATACTTCTTCCTTATGATGCTCATAGAGTAGGACTTCCTCCAAAATCAGGAAAAAATCATGTTAAAAAAGCTATAGTTAAAGTACCTTATAAAGGTTAA
- a CDS encoding flavodoxin family protein, with translation MKVMGIVAGRHNGNSEILVKQALTAVKDAGGEAILINLFDYNIKPCSGCESCTIGMEKSFKEGKEYKGCIYKEKDDMDKIVEVMNQCQGIIVGCPTYDLLPSSLYLSFAQRFLAYELSFRIKIGQVKEDPNTVAGLIGVGGSKHDWQTMSLEGLAATMFTQSITVVDMYLAESVGRPGNVLIHKDYLDRAYQMGKNVAQAIKTPVNERKWLGDPNLGLCPRCHSSLVYPGEEHWDGVKFNFECAVCGAGGDLVKNDNGEYKFVIAENGLIRDRNINEARAVHLQEIMHTRDNFMSKKSEIEEEYKRFREMKFETIK, from the coding sequence ATGAAAGTTATGGGAATAGTTGCCGGAAGACATAACGGAAATAGTGAAATTTTAGTGAAACAAGCTTTAACAGCGGTAAAAGATGCAGGCGGAGAAGCTATACTTATTAATTTATTTGATTATAATATAAAGCCTTGTTCAGGCTGCGAATCTTGTACAATAGGTATGGAAAAGTCATTTAAAGAAGGAAAAGAATATAAAGGATGCATCTATAAAGAAAAAGATGACATGGACAAGATAGTGGAAGTTATGAATCAATGTCAGGGAATAATAGTAGGATGTCCAACTTATGATTTGCTTCCATCTTCTTTATATTTATCATTTGCTCAAAGATTTTTGGCTTATGAATTATCGTTTAGAATAAAAATAGGGCAGGTGAAAGAAGATCCTAATACAGTGGCTGGACTTATAGGAGTGGGAGGCTCTAAACATGATTGGCAGACTATGAGTTTGGAGGGGCTTGCTGCTACAATGTTTACTCAGTCCATTACTGTAGTGGATATGTATTTGGCTGAGAGTGTTGGAAGACCCGGAAATGTTCTTATACATAAAGATTATTTGGATAGGGCATATCAGATGGGTAAAAATGTAGCTCAGGCAATAAAGACTCCTGTTAATGAAAGAAAATGGCTAGGGGATCCAAATTTAGGATTATGTCCTAGATGCCATTCATCTTTAGTATATCCAGGAGAAGAACATTGGGACGGAGTAAAATTTAATTTTGAATGTGCTGTTTGCGGTGCGGGCGGAGATTTAGTAAAAAATGATAATGGAGAATATAAATTTGTAATTGCAGAAAACGGGCTTATAAGAGATAGAAATATAAATGAGGCAAGAGCAGTACATTTACAGGAAATAATGCATACAAGAGATAATTTTATGTCAAAAAAGAGCGAAATAGAAGAAGAATATAAAAGATTCAGAGAAATGAAATTTGAAACTATAAAATAG
- a CDS encoding NADH-dependent [FeFe] hydrogenase, group A6 — protein MVKIKINGKQIEVEEGLTILKAAKKLGIKIPSLCYHPDIPPTSACGICVVKLANQGNKYVRSCSMTVEDGMDIITHDSEINTVRKGVLELVLSAHPNDCLNCIRNGECELQTAAADFGVRNSKYDNIKQNHPRDDSAGSIVLNPEKCIKCGRCVVVCQEMQKVHALGFVNRGFDTYFAPGAVSLKDSPCVDCGQCAAHCPVAAIYEKDQTREVEDAIDDADTYVTVQMAPSVRVALGEYFGLKAGENITGKIYAAMRLMGFNAIFDTNFGADMTIMEEAHEFVKRFTESEGKVCMTTSCCPAWVKYAEKYYPDLLDNISTSKSPHMMLAPMTKTYYSEKAHVDPFSIFNVSIMPCTAKKNEIRKNETMYSSGYKDVDVVLTTREFARMIKHYGIDIAGIEAEEADSILGEYSGAGAIFGATGGVMEAALRTAYNIIAGNNLNNVDFEEVRGLEGVKRSTIKILDKEVKVAVVNGLHNVDSVMQEIRAAKEKGENPPYHFIEVMACPGGCVGGGGQPYGPTNEVRIERAGGLYNEDKNTVKHRCSHENENLKKLYDEFLGKPLGERAHHFLHTKYQSDEKYTK, from the coding sequence ATGGTTAAAATAAAAATAAACGGCAAACAGATTGAAGTGGAAGAAGGGCTTACAATTTTAAAGGCTGCTAAGAAATTAGGTATAAAAATTCCTTCTCTATGTTATCACCCTGATATACCGCCTACTTCAGCATGCGGAATATGTGTTGTAAAATTAGCCAATCAGGGAAATAAATATGTAAGATCATGTTCTATGACTGTAGAAGACGGAATGGATATTATTACGCATGATTCAGAAATTAACACAGTGAGAAAAGGAGTTTTGGAATTAGTATTGTCAGCACATCCTAACGATTGTTTAAACTGTATAAGAAACGGTGAATGCGAACTTCAAACTGCCGCTGCTGACTTCGGAGTTAGAAACTCTAAATATGATAATATAAAACAAAATCACCCTAGAGATGATTCTGCAGGAAGTATAGTTCTTAATCCTGAAAAATGTATAAAATGCGGAAGATGTGTTGTTGTTTGTCAGGAGATGCAGAAAGTGCATGCTTTAGGATTCGTTAATAGAGGATTCGATACATACTTTGCTCCTGGTGCTGTTTCATTAAAGGATTCTCCTTGTGTAGACTGCGGACAATGTGCTGCTCATTGCCCTGTAGCTGCTATATATGAAAAAGATCAAACTAGAGAAGTTGAAGATGCTATAGATGATGCAGACACTTATGTTACTGTTCAAATGGCACCTTCTGTAAGGGTTGCTTTGGGAGAATACTTCGGACTTAAAGCCGGAGAGAATATTACAGGTAAAATTTATGCTGCTATGCGTTTAATGGGATTCAATGCTATATTTGATACAAATTTCGGAGCGGATATGACTATAATGGAAGAGGCTCATGAATTTGTTAAAAGATTTACTGAAAGTGAAGGAAAAGTTTGTATGACTACATCATGCTGTCCTGCTTGGGTAAAATATGCAGAAAAATATTATCCGGATTTGCTTGATAATATATCAACTTCTAAATCTCCTCATATGATGCTTGCTCCTATGACTAAAACTTATTATTCTGAAAAAGCTCATGTAGACCCTTTCAGCATATTCAATGTATCGATTATGCCTTGTACTGCTAAGAAAAATGAAATTAGAAAGAATGAAACTATGTATTCAAGCGGTTATAAAGATGTTGATGTTGTACTTACTACAAGGGAATTTGCAAGAATGATTAAACACTATGGTATAGATATTGCCGGTATTGAAGCTGAAGAAGCTGACAGTATATTAGGAGAATATTCAGGAGCTGGTGCTATATTTGGTGCTACAGGCGGTGTTATGGAAGCGGCTTTAAGAACTGCTTATAATATAATCGCAGGAAATAATCTTAATAATGTTGATTTTGAAGAAGTAAGAGGACTTGAAGGAGTAAAAAGATCTACAATAAAAATATTAGATAAAGAAGTAAAAGTTGCTGTTGTAAATGGACTTCATAATGTTGATTCTGTAATGCAGGAAATAAGGGCGGCTAAAGAAAAAGGAGAAAATCCTCCTTATCACTTTATAGAAGTTATGGCCTGTCCGGGAGGATGTGTAGGAGGCGGAGGTCAGCCTTATGGTCCTACTAATGAAGTAAGAATTGAAAGAGCGGGCGGTTTATACAATGAAGATAAAAATACTGTTAAACATAGATGCTCTCATGAAAATGAAAATCTTAAAAAACTTTATGATGAATTCTTAGGAAAACCGCTTGGAGAGAGAGCTCATCACTTCCTTCACACTAAATACCAATCTGATGAAAAATATACAAAATAA
- a CDS encoding NuoF family protein, translated as MAEKLDRKKLEEYRLNKEKEIGLRKGGESSTSYKHHILVCGGTACESGKSDEIVRLLREYAEKNGIADEVLVVKTGCFGFCSQGPVVKIMPGRVFYTHVGPEHAQDIIEKHIMKGELLLRILYKEQREHRDFSKEINFYQKQRRIVLKNCGVIDPENIDEYIGNDGYKALSKVLFEMTPDDVIKEMQISGLRGRGGAGFPTWKKWSFTKAVESEQKYIVCNADEGDPGAYMDRSILEGDPHSVIEAMTIAAYTVGANKGYLYIRAEYGLAVDRVKIALKQAYDYGLLGEKILGSDFSFDLDIRLGAGAFVCGEETALLASIEGNRGTPRPRPPFPAIKGLFDYPTVINNVETFANVTAIINNGGNWFSSIGTKNSKGTKVFALTGNVNVSGLVEVPMGTTIREIVFDIGGGIPNDKFVKGVQTGGPSGGILPESLFGTNIDFDNLVELGSMMGSGGMIVIDEDSNMVDFAKFYLGFCVDESCGKCVPCRVGGMQMLKILEKFTKKRAKEDDIQKLKDIALTMKNASLCALGSTAANPVMSTLKHFEEEYKAGIFTPPVPKKN; from the coding sequence ATGGCAGAAAAATTAGATAGAAAAAAATTAGAAGAATATAGACTTAATAAAGAAAAAGAAATAGGTTTAAGAAAAGGCGGAGAGTCATCTACATCTTATAAACATCATATACTTGTATGCGGAGGTACAGCATGCGAATCAGGTAAAAGTGATGAAATTGTAAGGCTGTTAAGAGAATATGCAGAAAAAAATGGTATTGCTGATGAAGTATTAGTTGTAAAAACAGGATGTTTTGGTTTCTGCAGTCAGGGTCCTGTTGTAAAAATTATGCCGGGCAGAGTTTTTTATACACATGTAGGACCTGAACATGCTCAGGATATCATAGAAAAACATATAATGAAAGGCGAATTATTATTAAGAATACTATATAAAGAACAAAGAGAGCATAGGGATTTTTCCAAAGAGATTAACTTCTATCAAAAACAAAGAAGAATAGTATTAAAAAACTGCGGAGTTATAGATCCTGAAAATATAGATGAATATATAGGCAATGATGGTTATAAAGCTTTATCTAAAGTATTATTTGAGATGACACCTGATGATGTAATCAAAGAAATGCAGATTTCAGGACTTAGAGGACGAGGCGGAGCGGGATTTCCTACTTGGAAGAAATGGAGTTTCACAAAAGCAGTTGAATCTGAACAAAAATATATAGTATGCAATGCTGATGAGGGGGATCCAGGTGCCTATATGGATAGAAGTATACTTGAAGGAGATCCTCATTCTGTAATAGAAGCGATGACTATAGCAGCATATACTGTGGGGGCAAATAAGGGATACCTATATATAAGAGCTGAGTACGGACTAGCTGTTGATAGAGTAAAAATAGCTTTGAAACAGGCTTATGATTATGGTTTATTAGGAGAGAAAATTTTAGGAAGTGATTTTTCATTTGATTTGGATATAAGACTTGGAGCCGGTGCTTTTGTATGCGGTGAAGAAACTGCACTTTTAGCATCTATAGAAGGCAACAGAGGTACACCAAGACCAAGACCTCCTTTCCCTGCCATAAAAGGGTTATTTGATTATCCTACAGTTATTAATAATGTTGAAACATTTGCTAATGTTACAGCTATAATAAATAACGGAGGCAATTGGTTTTCTTCTATAGGTACTAAAAATTCAAAAGGTACTAAAGTATTCGCTTTAACAGGTAATGTTAATGTATCTGGACTTGTAGAAGTACCTATGGGAACTACTATAAGAGAAATAGTATTCGATATAGGAGGTGGAATACCTAATGACAAGTTTGTAAAAGGTGTTCAGACAGGAGGACCTTCTGGAGGAATACTTCCTGAATCATTATTCGGTACTAATATAGATTTTGATAATTTAGTTGAATTGGGTTCTATGATGGGCTCAGGCGGTATGATTGTAATAGATGAAGACAGTAATATGGTTGATTTTGCTAAATTCTATCTTGGATTTTGTGTTGATGAAAGCTGCGGTAAATGTGTGCCTTGCAGAGTCGGCGGAATGCAGATGCTTAAAATATTAGAAAAGTTCACCAAAAAAAGAGCCAAAGAAGATGATATACAAAAATTAAAAGATATTGCCTTAACTATGAAAAATGCTTCATTATGTGCTTTAGGTTCTACGGCTGCCAATCCTGTAATGTCTACATTGAAGCATTTTGAGGAAGAGTACAAGGCTGGAATATTTACTCCTCCTGTTCCAAAGAAAAATTAA
- a CDS encoding complex I 24 kDa subunit family protein — translation MSEDVSLLTKEDIADEIKSLVEKWKDSEGNLIMICHGIQKYYGYVPRNVAKYVSEEVNIPLARIYEILTFYNYFSLEPPAENSIGVCMGTACYLKGGGQLVEEIKRKLNLKGDQKYSADRKYKLEEVRCIGCCGLAPVVTFNEEVSGRVTVDDIANFISNNQDKKE, via the coding sequence ATGAGCGAAGATGTTTCTCTATTAACTAAAGAGGATATTGCTGATGAAATAAAATCATTAGTTGAAAAGTGGAAAGATTCTGAAGGAAATCTTATTATGATTTGTCATGGTATTCAGAAGTATTATGGTTATGTTCCTAGAAATGTTGCAAAATATGTATCAGAAGAAGTAAATATACCGCTTGCTAGAATTTATGAAATTCTTACATTTTATAATTATTTCTCACTAGAACCGCCTGCTGAAAATAGTATCGGTGTTTGTATGGGTACAGCATGTTATTTAAAGGGAGGCGGACAATTAGTAGAAGAGATTAAAAGGAAATTAAACCTAAAAGGAGATCAAAAATATTCAGCTGATAGGAAATATAAATTGGAAGAAGTAAGATGTATAGGCTGCTGCGGTTTAGCACCTGTAGTAACATTTAATGAGGAAGTTTCTGGAAGGGTAACTGTTGATGATATAGCAAATTTTATCAGCAATAATCAGGATAAAAAAGAGTGA
- a CDS encoding DUF4261 domain-containing protein — translation MKDKKEVNPNTNHKSINHDEANFSHVYFYKLLFEEKPELPNIELIKQKIKKFYNDIEVISSDNGIYSIAINDLKVKYKDDKEVPAQILMPSAMEFDYTTISDYYYSQMWDIKEPKEVIKNCNYEIMLSDFLAAGLDYKDRTTLLNNWLYTALQLFNNCVAVYNEQSGKLLLPEQILNNNYPKDFRFMLSGVNIRLFNVQDSNDIIVDTLGMYAIGLPDIQYHFHDLNPNDVISHALNIAAYIFDKGDIIKSGDTIQSIFENVQWKCQYEKSLLKPHREILDINMLEYASGKRHN, via the coding sequence ATGAAAGATAAAAAAGAAGTTAATCCAAATACTAATCATAAAAGTATAAATCATGATGAGGCCAATTTCTCACATGTATATTTCTATAAACTTTTATTTGAAGAAAAACCAGAATTACCTAATATAGAATTAATCAAACAGAAAATAAAAAAATTCTATAATGATATAGAAGTAATATCATCAGATAATGGTATTTACAGCATAGCAATAAATGATTTAAAAGTAAAATACAAAGATGATAAAGAAGTTCCAGCACAAATATTGATGCCTAGTGCTATGGAATTTGATTATACTACTATAAGCGATTATTATTATAGTCAGATGTGGGATATAAAAGAACCTAAGGAAGTTATAAAGAACTGTAATTATGAAATAATGCTTAGTGATTTTTTGGCAGCAGGTCTTGATTATAAAGATAGAACAACACTTTTAAATAATTGGCTTTATACAGCATTACAGCTTTTCAATAATTGTGTAGCTGTGTACAATGAGCAAAGCGGCAAACTTCTTCTTCCAGAACAAATACTCAATAATAACTACCCTAAAGATTTTAGATTTATGCTCTCCGGAGTTAATATAAGACTTTTTAATGTTCAGGATTCAAATGATATTATAGTTGATACTTTAGGAATGTATGCTATAGGCTTACCGGATATACAATATCATTTTCATGATCTAAATCCTAATGATGTAATCTCACATGCTTTAAATATAGCTGCTTATATATTTGATAAAGGCGATATTATAAAAAGCGGCGATACTATACAAAGCATATTTGAAAATGTACAATGGAAATGTCAGTATGAAAAATCTCTTCTAAAACCGCATAGAGAAATTTTGGATATTAATATGCTTGAATATGCTTCAGGAAAAAGACATAATTAA